ACGGCGAATGGAATTACACAATCAAGCCCCGAAATTAAGCACTTTCAGAATTGTATACTTTGTTTTTTAACGGGCCCCAACTCTGACTGCATGGATCGGAGGGTGAGCAGGCGGCGAGGCCAGATGACACGAATGAAGTCGGAGCTTTGAAGTATGATCGGGACTGCAAGGCGGGCGGATGACGATGCAAAGAGCAACAAAGCGAAGTGTAGGTCAGATGATTGTGCGCGCGGCGAGGACGTGAATCACCGGCTTCGCCCTTTTGACTTCTCCGAACGTCTCTTCAGACTCCCCAAAAACATTTCCCGGTTCTGGTGGCGAGTCGTTTGTCCATGGGTCATGTCTTGTTTACTTGTGAAGCAATACTTCCAGGTCAATTGCGTTCTCGGTGATTTCAAAATTGTTGAACGGCGTCTGCGCCACGAGTTCTTTGAACTGGGTTGCGGTCATGGCGCGCGGCCTGAGCGAATTCTTGAAGGTGTATTTCATGAACGCTCCGCCAAAGCCTTTCACCTTCATGGTATCATTCACGAAGCGATCAATGGTTTCATCCGAAACATCGCGCCGCAAATCGCTGATCCATGCCTTCCCACCGGGTTTCAACACGCGGTGCATCTCGCCCAGCGCCTTGATTGGCTCGCTGAAATTCTTGAATGACGACGTGCACATGAGGAAATCGAATTCCTCATTTTCAAATGGCATGGCGGAAGCATTTCCAAGTCGAAAATCGACATTCACGCCGGCGATTTGCGCATTCCTCCGCGCAATAGTGACAAAGGTTTCGCTGATGTCGAGTCCGATGATTTGCAGCTTTCGAAGTTTTGCCAGCTCGATCGACAAATAACCTGGCCCGGGAGCGACTTCAAGGACCTGGTCGCCCTCCGTCAGCCCTTCGGACAATTTCCTTGCCCACGCCCGGTAAAGATCGGCCATATCACGTTTTGCGGATTTGTCGTACTGGCGGGCGATAAATCCCTCCATCCCCATCCCTTTGTAGCCTTTTGAACTCATAGTCGCAGTCCTTTTGCGTGCAGATAAGGAGATGAACATATGATTGCTGCGCTCGCGGTTGCGTGCAAGCTAAATCCTCACCGACACAATATTCTATCGCGCGTTTTCACGGGCGTGGTTGAGCAACGCGCCTCGAATTTTCTTTCGCAGGGTGTTGATAGAGTCCGAGAACGTTTCCATCCGGATCGCTGAATCGCGCGGTGATCTCAGGCGCATCCATGCCGAGGGGCTGCACGATTCTGCCGCCATTGGCAACAATCGCATCGAGGGTTGCAGCGACGCTATCAACCATGATATAAATGAGCAGGCCCGGTTCCGTCGCTGCTTTCCGGCCGCGCACCCATGTGCCGCTCACTTCGTTCACTGCGTCGTCAAAAGCGAGGTGGCCGCCGCTGCGCTGCCTGATTTTCCAGCCGAAGACCGCCTGGTAAAACGAAGATGAGCGGTTGACGTCGACCGCCGGAATTTCAATGTAGCACACCTTGCCGTTGCCATAGGTGGGATGTTTGTCATTTTTCATAATAACCTCCAACGTTGCTTGTATTTCTGTTTAGGATTGCATGACAGCTCGATGCAACTCAAACAGCTTTCCGCCAAGCCAGGCAATCGGCAACGCAATCACCGCCAGCGTCCAGGCATACCAACCGGGTCCCAAATCTGCCGCCGCGATGGCGCCGATCGATCCCAAGATCAGGCCAATAAGGCCAAGTACAAGCGCATGCTTCATGGGACTGCGCGGCGCGAGCCTGGCCGTGAGATAACATCCGATGAGACTAAAAACGGCACGATAACCGATGACGATCAGAATCAGCCCGGTTCCGACAAAGAAATGGCCTTTGGGCAGCACGCCCGCGTTTTCGAGAATCGCATCAGTGGCCGTGTGCGTAATGACGATGAAAATCAATCCCGCGAGCACTGCGCCAATGCTTTTGATGGTTGTTTTGTTCATGATGCATCATCCTTAATCTTGTCAACGTGGAACGATCTTGTTTGGTAATTTGATCTACTTCTCCGCCAGCTCTTTGAGTTTTTGGAGGGCCTTCGGCCACATATCCTGGAACATGTCCTTGTATTCGTCATTGATGTCGATATCCACCAACACTTCGGTGGCGCCGGCTTTCTCTTTGAAGGCGTAGTTTTCATGCGCGCCAGCCCACGCTTTCACCGCGTCGCTCGTCGTGTCCTCTTTTCCGTCTTGCACGACACCGAGGTGTTCAATGGAGATATGCTCGTGCAAGCGGTTTTCTTTGATGCGGCTCACCATACCGCCCAATTGGCCCGTCTTCGGGTCTGGCCCAAGAAAAAGTATTTTGCTCCCGGTGCTCCAGTCGCCGACGTAGTGTGAACCAGGCGTGAATGCTTCCGTCCACTCACGATACGTCTTATCGTCGAGCATCGTGTTCCACACCTTAGCTTTCGGCGCGTTGATAACGATTGAAAAACGTAGTTTGTTCATGAGACTCTCCTTTCGAGATTGATGGTCACTTTTCAAGCTGGTTTTACCGCTGTAATATGGCTATGCACGCATAGCCACGTGCCGTTGCGTTTCACAAACACGTCGGTCGTCCACTCGTCCGAGCTGAACGGCTGACTTTTGTAGTGACCGTTATTCTTGACGCGACCGGACAAAACAGCCACCTCGCCGTATTGGCGAACCGATATGATTTCTCCCTTGAATGTTTCGTGCGTCAAATCACCCGAGGCGACCATGGCAAGAAATTTTTCCTTGGTCATCGCGCCGTGCTCCGAAACGATGGCCCAGTCATCCGCCATGAAACGGTCGATTGCCTCTGCGTCGTTGGAGGCCAGGGTTTGATCCCACGCCGCGGACAGTGCCTTCAGGATTTGGATTTCATTGGGGTTGTTGTTTTCCGGCATACGTTCATCCTTTGTTTCAATACTTGACTTGTGTTGTTTCGATGATGTACGAAGTGATGACCTTCACCTGCCCGTTTTTGAATTTATTCAATTCATAAATATGACAGAACGCGTACAGCTTGCCGCGTCTGGACTTCCCTGCAATTCTCATGGTGCCGTTGATCGCCGCCTTGTTGCCATGCGTGATAAAATATGAATACGTCAGAGCGACAACATATTCCATCTTTCTTGCTTTCATCTCTTTGATCAATTCATTCCTGCCCTGAGTTGTTTTTGAACCGACAATGATCCCCTGAACGTCATCGGTGGAATTGGCCGCCATGAATTCCGTATCGCCGGTCGTAAAGGCTTCGTTTATTTTCTTGAAGAATACGATGCTCTGTCGCAGCACAATGATGTATCCTAAAAGGTCGCAGCTAAAACTTAGTGCTCAACCGCGAGTGCTTTTTTGACAAAGCGCCGCAAGCGCATGCGTATGCGGCGCGCCGCCGGCAAGCGCCAACGCGGTGTATCCGCCGACGGAGTGGCCGGTGATCGCAACGTTTTCTTGCGCAACATGATTTTTGAATTGTGCATGAGCACAAACCGCGTCGATCGCCATGCGCAGATGCCGCGGGCGATAGCTCATCTTCTGCAGGGTGTATTGCAATTCATTGTTGTGGCGATTATTGAAGGGATGCCCGATCATGCCCGCGACAAATCCATTTTGGGCCAGGTACATGCCGAGCGCGCGATGCGCCAAACAGGAACCGGCGGAGCCGTGCGAAATCATCACCAACGGAAAGCGGCCCTCCGCAATCGGCGCGTCCATCGCCACCTCCAATGAAAATGCCCCGAATGCAACGGGTGTTGAAGCCGTGTTCGTTGGGTACCTAGCCAGCATGGGAAATATGATATCATTTTCTTTATCGCACACCTCCTCCTTGCAGCAGCCGACAAATTTTTCCATGCCATCCTCTCCAAGAAATCAGTTTGTCGTCGATGGGTTAGGCGCCTCCATCGGCCCGCCACGCGGAAGGTGATATCTCGAAAAGCCGTTGCGCCGGCCCGGCCAGGCGCGACGCTTTGTTCGGCGGCACTTTTCTTTGTGGCAGGCCGCCACGAGGCGCTACAGTTTATTCACAGCATCCTGTCGGGCCGATTCTTTCGAAATAAGTCGTCGCAGGACATAGCCTTTCCACATCCAAAGTCCCGCGAGGGCGAGCACAGGAAGGAAGACATATCGAACCGCAGGGGCGTAGTTTGGAATTTCTTCAAACGGGCTATAAATATAACCGAGTATCGGAATGCTAAAGATGAGATGAATCCAGCGAAAAATCGAACGCTTCGTGTTTTGGTTCATGGCGTTGGGCCTTTGATCTTGTGATGAGTAGTGATGCTAATTGTGGAAGCACAATCCAGTCGTTCATGCACAAATTTATTTACTCCGCCTTCCTCATACTCAGGTAATGCTCGCGCTGCTTTTTATCAAGATGCTCAATCGCATAGCGCAAGAAAGTGCGCGGCATCGTGGCGGCGTGCTGATCTAAAAAGCTCAACAATCTTTTGGGATCTTTTTTGCCCGCCTCGCGCAGCCATCCGCCGGCGGCTTTGTGAATCAAATCTTCTTTGTCGTTGAGCAGCATTTCGGCAATTTTGAAAGTGTCGTCGATCTCGCCCTTTCGAATAAAATAGAACGTGCTGACAATCGCGGTGCGGCGTTCCCACATATTTCTTGAGCGCGCCAGCTTGTACAAAATCGCGCGCGACTTGTCGAACAAGTAGCCGCCAACGACATAAGGCGCGCTGCGATCCACCAAATCCCAATTGTTGATGCGATCATGGCGCTTGATATAAAGATCGAACAACTCTTTTCGGCGTTCAGCAGAAATTTTCTTGCTGCGCGCCTGCCAATCCATTATGCTCACCGCGCCAACCCGAACTTCGTGAATCGGATTCTCGATCAGTTTTTCGATTTCGTTCGGTGGCATTTCCATGAACTCTTTGGCCAGCGCGAAGACCTGCCCCATGCGCACGCCCATGAACTCATCGCCTTCGCCGTACTCGCCTTCGCCGGATTTAAAATAGCGCTGAATCTTCTTCAGCTCCGTCGCGGAGCGCAGTGTTTCTAATTTTTTGACGAATTGCCTGGCGGTCATTTCCATTGCCATCGCTTATTTGCCTTTGTTTGATCCGGCCAGCGCCGCGCCGAGGCCAAGCGCAATATAGGCGCTGCCCGCAAAATATCGTTGCCAGCGCAGATAGCGCACGTTTCTTTTTAACCATTGTCCTAACGTTCCGGCGAGTATCGCATAAAGGCTGTCGCTCATAAATGCCATCGCCACGAAAATGCCGCCCAGCAACAGAATTTGCGCAGTCACGCTGCCGCGAGCAGGATCGACGAATTGCGGCAAGAACGCAAAGAAGAACAGCGAGGTTTTCGGATTGAGAATGCTCACGAGCACGCCCTGCGAAAAAATCTGCGAAAGCTTTTGCGGCCGGCGCGTGTGCAGCGTTTCTTCCTCCTCGCGCACCAGCAGCTTGCGCACGCCAAGATAGATCAAATAGGCCGCGCCGAGATATTTGACGAGGTTAAACGCCGTAACCGAAGACATGAGCACTGCGGAGACGCCAAAAGCCGCGGCGGCAACGTGCACGAGCGAGCCGGTGTTGAGACCGAGCGTTGAAACGAAGCCGGCAGTACGGCCTTGATCGATGCTGCGCGCGACGATATAAAACACCGCGGGGCCAGGCGTGAGCAGAAACACCAATGTCGCGCCCATGAACAAGGCGAGAGTCGAATGGTCGAACATGAAAAACTTTCTCCTCTTGAGTTGAGCCAATTCATACCGAAGCTGTTGCAGAAAGCCGCAGCCGTGAGATCATGTTCGCCATTTCGCGTCTTCCTCGAGACTTTCTTTCACGCGGAATGCGGTGATCTTGCGGATCAGCGTGAGAGGCAGCGGCTGGTCGAGCGGAAACTGGATCGAAGCGCTCGCCGTCTTAAACTTCGCCAACTCTTTCGCAAAGGCTTTTACCGCAGAGGGCGTGGGATAGAAGCCGAGGTGATGCTTGAAGACTTTGAATGTGACGAGTATCCGCTGATAGGAGAAAGCCGGCATTCCCCACTTTAGGCCTTCTTTCGCTCCGGGTGCGACTTTGCGAATACACGCCAGCATTTCACGCAGCTTTTTCTGCGTCTCTTTGGGCGCAGCATCGATGTATTCCGTGATGTTTGTGGGCCGCGCCTTTTTTGAAGTCATCGCTATCCTCATCACTTTCGTTTCAGCTTGGCCTGTGCTTCATTCTCAGCAACTCTCGCTTTGACGATTTTCTTCACGAGCTCCGCCGGAAGCGGATTCTCAACCGTGAAATGAATCGTGGTTCCCGAAGTGTCAAACTCTTCAAGCTCGCCTTTGAATTTTTCCAAGACCGTTTTGCTCACCGCGATGAAACTGCAATAGCTCGCGCGTGCGACGAAGTGAACCAACGGCCCGTGATATTTGTAGGTCGGAATTTGATAGCTGATCACCTCTTCGGCCTTCGGCGCGGCGGTTTTGATGGCTTTGCGCAGATTTTCGAGAACTGTGCGTAACGCTTTTGGCGCCGACGCGAGATAAGCGTCGACGTCTTTGGCCTGAACACTCTGTTTTGCGCCGGGATTTGAAGCGACTTTTTTCATAGGAATTGTTGCTCTATCGACTCGGTGAGGCGTCCTTGGCACTGTTCGCCGGCTGGTAGTTCAAGATCGCCACGCCATTTTTCGTTATCTTCGAATCAGCAAGTTGAAGTTGCTTGATCGCACGCCCGTCCTGAAACAGACGCGTGCCGCTGCCGGCGACCACCGGGTAGATTTCCAGTCGCAGCTCATCGAGCAGGTTTGTATGCAGCATGGATTCCACCAATGTGGGGCTACCGTGGATGCCGATGTTTTTGCCGGACCGCTGCTTCAGTTTTGCGATCGCGCCGGCGAGGTTGCCCTTGACCAACATTGCGTTCCCCCGCGATCCCCAGGCTGCTGAATCCAACGTGTTGGACACCACATACTTCGGTACGGTGTTGATATGGCTGGCGAATGGCTCATGCGTCGAAGCCGCCAATAGTCCGTCCACTCCTGATAGGTGACGCGCCCCAGCAGCATGGCATCTTCCTGAGCTACTTTTGCAAAGAAATCCGGCAACACCTCTTCCGCATTTCGATGTTTCATAATCGTACCAATGACCGCATCAAACTTCACGACTCCCTCCAGTGCCATGATCAGATGCGCAACGATCTTTCTCATTTACACTCTCCTTTTGATCGCGGCCAACGGCTTGCGTTACCTGCGTTGGGGCGGGGACGGCGAGGCCGTTCAACCAGAAGAAGGCTTAGGCGTAGGAGACTGTCTGGGATTGTTGCAGACACCCCAGCGTCAGGTGTCCACATTGTTGGGCGGTGTTTGGGTTATGCGGCTTCTGCCATTTCCACAAACTCCGCTCTTTTTGTTTCTGTTGTAATCAAATCGCAGTCGGGCGATTTATTCGACATGCGACATTTCGCGCACGCCGTTCTTCGTGCGCTAATATCCACGCTTATTCAACTTCCGGTTATGATTACGCCTGCACGCTCGTAATTCACGACCATGACGCCACTCGAGCCGACTATGCTTTCCGTCACCTTGAACGCCAGCGGAATTGTGCCATCGGCAAACAACCGCTTTCCACTGCCCAACGTGATCGGATATATCACCAGCGAGAACGCATCAATCAAATCATGTTTGAGAAGCGTCTGAATGAGATGACCACTTCCCCGAACGTGCAAGTCGGGGCCTTGCTGTCCTTTGATTTTGGCCACTTTTTCTGCAATGTTTCCATTTAAAAACACTGACGGCTTCCATTCACTGGATGTCATGGTATTCGATGCGACGTACTTGGTCGCCGTGTTAACGCCCGGCCATCCATATTCGTCTGCATGTTGCGGCCAAAACTGCGCCCAGCTTTCAAAGGTTTTGCGTCCTAACAGCAGGTCGAACGGCATGTTCATCTGCGTTTTCAGCGTCGTTCCAAAAATCTCATCGGAATAATATGGACTTGCCCACCCACCATGCGCGAAGCCATCGCCGGTGTTTTCGTCTGGCCCGTCTGGGGCTTGCATGACACCATCCAGTGAGATATGTTCAAACACAATAATTTTTCTCATGGTAATTCTCCTCTATCGGATTACAGAGTAAATGTTCTGCAGCCTTCGCAACGGCTCAAGGGCTGACTTTGCGCCATACGCCGGGCTTCCTTTATTGCTCTTGCGGCTTTGCGTCGAAAAAGTCATTTATCATCGGGACGATAATGGCCATGCGCTCCATCAGCGTGACGTGTGTGGTGTTGGGCAATATGGCCAATCTCGATGTCGATCGCGGGCTCATGTCGCCATGGATATTGCCGCCGCCCTTGAGGCGGTACATTTCCGCGATGTGATCGAGCCGTACGCCGTCGGCGTCGCCGTGGATAAAGAACATCGGCGCTTGGGTGGCCTTGAGTTTGTCGGCGCCGAAGTCGTATGGTTTCAAAGCTGTCGCTTTGATGTGATTGACAAAATCAGGGAATTTGTCGGGCGTCGGGTTTAGCCTCCTATATTCGGCTTCTTGAGGAGTGCCTTTGAACATTTCCCACGTGAGTGTCGGCCAAAAGTCATCCGCTTCCTTGACCCAGCCGTCGCGGCGGATCGGGGCTGAAATGCTGACAACTTTTCGCACTTTTTCCGGATGTCGGATCGCACACTCGATCGCGACGCCGCCGCCCAAGCTGTAACCGATGATGTCCGCGTTTGGGATCTTGAGATAATCGAGCAGCCCTGCCACATCGTCGGACAGGTTTTCGGAAGTAATATCGCGGTTGATGTCGGCCGTGCGCCCGTGTCCCTGCATTTCGACGGCGATCACTTTATGGGTTTTGGAAAGTTCGTGGACCCACGCTTCCCAGTCGCCTGAAATTGCCATGAACGCTCCGTGGAGCAACACCACAGGTTCGCCGCTTCCGTGGACTTCGTAGTACATTTTGAGTCCGTTGACCGGCGCGTAGCCCGTAGTTGGTTTTTGCTGCGCCGATACGACAGACGACAGGAACATCGTCAGGATAAAAGCTGTTGTCTTCATGCTTGATCCCTAATGATTATTTTAGTGCGAGCGTTGAAGATGCCGCGCTGCATAACAGGCATTGGTTGACAGGCGAAGGACGACGAGCGAGGGGCGCGCCTATCGCCCATCACTCTTCCATTTCTCACCCCTGCGGCATTTTGCTCACGTCCATGTACAGCACATTCCACCGATGGCCGTCGAGATCAGTAAATCCGCAACCGTACATCCAGCCCTGATGTTCTCCGGGTTTGCCAAAGACGGTGCCGCCTGCCATTTCCGCCTTCCTGGCCAGTTCATCCACTTCGGCCCGACTCTCCGCGTCAATGGAAAGCAGCACTTCCGTGCCCTTTTTCGTATCGGCAATGTCATGGTGCGTGAAGTTCTTGAACGCCGGTTCCGCAAATAGCATCAGCACGATATTCTTGCTTCCGACATAGAAGCTGGCCGATTCCTCATTGTTGCCATAATGCGGATTCAAAGTAAATCCTATCTTGGTGAAAAACTCCCTTGATTTGTTGACGTCCTTTACCGGCAGGTTAATCCATATTTCTTTGGTCATGATGATTTCTCCTTTTGGGTCAATTGCTTCTACCACCCTGGCCTTTTTGGTGAGGTCCGTTTATTGAAGCCTGCTGCAAATTT
The genomic region above belongs to bacterium and contains:
- a CDS encoding class I SAM-dependent methyltransferase — protein: MSSKGYKGMGMEGFIARQYDKSAKRDMADLYRAWARKLSEGLTEGDQVLEVAPGPGYLSIELAKLRKLQIIGLDISETFVTIARRNAQIAGVNVDFRLGNASAMPFENEEFDFLMCTSSFKNFSEPIKALGEMHRVLKPGGKAWISDLRRDVSDETIDRFVNDTMKVKGFGGAFMKYTFKNSLRPRAMTATQFKELVAQTPFNNFEITENAIDLEVLLHK
- a CDS encoding VOC family protein, which codes for MKNDKHPTYGNGKVCYIEIPAVDVNRSSSFYQAVFGWKIRQRSGGHLAFDDAVNEVSGTWVRGRKAATEPGLLIYIMVDSVAATLDAIVANGGRIVQPLGMDAPEITARFSDPDGNVLGLYQHPAKENSRRVAQPRP
- a CDS encoding SRPBCC domain-containing protein, whose translation is MNKLRFSIVINAPKAKVWNTMLDDKTYREWTEAFTPGSHYVGDWSTGSKILFLGPDPKTGQLGGMVSRIKENRLHEHISIEHLGVVQDGKEDTTSDAVKAWAGAHENYAFKEKAGATEVLVDIDINDEYKDMFQDMWPKALQKLKELAEK
- a CDS encoding nuclear transport factor 2 family protein, with translation MPENNNPNEIQILKALSAAWDQTLASNDAEAIDRFMADDWAIVSEHGAMTKEKFLAMVASGDLTHETFKGEIISVRQYGEVAVLSGRVKNNGHYKSQPFSSDEWTTDVFVKRNGTWLCVHSHITAVKPA
- a CDS encoding DNA alkylation repair protein, which translates into the protein MAMEMTARQFVKKLETLRSATELKKIQRYFKSGEGEYGEGDEFMGVRMGQVFALAKEFMEMPPNEIEKLIENPIHEVRVGAVSIMDWQARSKKISAERRKELFDLYIKRHDRINNWDLVDRSAPYVVGGYLFDKSRAILYKLARSRNMWERRTAIVSTFYFIRKGEIDDTFKIAEMLLNDKEDLIHKAAGGWLREAGKKDPKRLLSFLDQHAATMPRTFLRYAIEHLDKKQREHYLSMRKAE
- a CDS encoding LysE family translocator: MFDHSTLALFMGATLVFLLTPGPAVFYIVARSIDQGRTAGFVSTLGLNTGSLVHVAAAAFGVSAVLMSSVTAFNLVKYLGAAYLIYLGVRKLLVREEEETLHTRRPQKLSQIFSQGVLVSILNPKTSLFFFAFLPQFVDPARGSVTAQILLLGGIFVAMAFMSDSLYAILAGTLGQWLKRNVRYLRWQRYFAGSAYIALGLGAALAGSNKGK
- a CDS encoding DUF1801 domain-containing protein, with amino-acid sequence MTSKKARPTNITEYIDAAPKETQKKLREMLACIRKVAPGAKEGLKWGMPAFSYQRILVTFKVFKHHLGFYPTPSAVKAFAKELAKFKTASASIQFPLDQPLPLTLIRKITAFRVKESLEEDAKWRT
- a CDS encoding DUF1801 domain-containing protein: MKKVASNPGAKQSVQAKDVDAYLASAPKALRTVLENLRKAIKTAAPKAEEVISYQIPTYKYHGPLVHFVARASYCSFIAVSKTVLEKFKGELEEFDTSGTTIHFTVENPLPAELVKKIVKARVAENEAQAKLKRK
- a CDS encoding dihydrofolate reductase family protein: MAASTHEPFASHINTVPKYVVSNTLDSAAWGSRGNAMLVKGNLAGAIAKLKQRSGKNIGIHGSPTLVESMLHTNLLDELRLEIYPVVAGSGTRLFQDGRAIKQLQLADSKITKNGVAILNYQPANSAKDASPSR
- a CDS encoding dihydrofolate reductase family protein, whose protein sequence is MRKIIVFEHISLDGVMQAPDGPDENTGDGFAHGGWASPYYSDEIFGTTLKTQMNMPFDLLLGRKTFESWAQFWPQHADEYGWPGVNTATKYVASNTMTSSEWKPSVFLNGNIAEKVAKIKGQQGPDLHVRGSGHLIQTLLKHDLIDAFSLVIYPITLGSGKRLFADGTIPLAFKVTESIVGSSGVMVVNYERAGVIITGS
- a CDS encoding alpha/beta hydrolase, whose product is MKTTAFILTMFLSSVVSAQQKPTTGYAPVNGLKMYYEVHGSGEPVVLLHGAFMAISGDWEAWVHELSKTHKVIAVEMQGHGRTADINRDITSENLSDDVAGLLDYLKIPNADIIGYSLGGGVAIECAIRHPEKVRKVVSISAPIRRDGWVKEADDFWPTLTWEMFKGTPQEAEYRRLNPTPDKFPDFVNHIKATALKPYDFGADKLKATQAPMFFIHGDADGVRLDHIAEMYRLKGGGNIHGDMSPRSTSRLAILPNTTHVTLMERMAIIVPMINDFFDAKPQEQ
- a CDS encoding extradiol dioxygenase, with product MTKEIWINLPVKDVNKSREFFTKIGFTLNPHYGNNEESASFYVGSKNIVLMLFAEPAFKNFTHHDIADTKKGTEVLLSIDAESRAEVDELARKAEMAGGTVFGKPGEHQGWMYGCGFTDLDGHRWNVLYMDVSKMPQG